The Pirellulales bacterium sequence TTCTTGAGTTCACTGTCGACCTCGCAATAGCGGCTAGCGAGCAAGAATAGGAGCACCTCGCTTGGCAGGTCCTGCACCTGGTGTTGAAACGCGTTCCACATCTGGACGTCCGGCAGCCCGTCGTCCTCGATCAATAGGTCGTTACGGAACACGACGCGACCCGCCGGAACAGAGGCTCTACCACAGCGATTACCGTAGGTATCGGCATACTCAGAAACTACGACCTCGGGCTGTGACCTCAATCGTTCGGGCTCGCGGATCGATTGGCTCCGCGAAGGATGCACGTGCGCCATCAGCAGCACGGCGGTCGGCTTGGAAAATTCAAAGGCAGCTTCGAATCCTGCACGAATAAGCATGGTGCTGAAACATCTTTCCGCCGCCATTCAAAAGAGATCGATGCCGCCAGACAAACGTACCTGTCCTCGACAGAGGACAGCAGCATCGTTCGGACGCGATAGGACAAGAACGGCATTGTACTCCCGTAATCTCCAGGGGAACATTGCCTCGGCCACTCGTCAACCAAATCTCACCGCACACATGCTTAAAAAAGCGGAAGGTCTGTACGAATGACGGTAATGGATTCGATCGATCTCACGGGCCGTAGTAAGCAGAAGAACTGCGAAGGTTGAGATTCTGCGCCTCATCACCTGTAGCTGGCCTCTTCGAGGCCGGGACCTTACGGTGCCAATCCGGGGTCGCAGACTCCGGCTAAAGAGTTTGTAGTCCTCGGACCAAGAATAAGGCCGCTGCTTGACCCGACCTTGGTGCCGGTCTATCCTGCGCGCGGCGTTCAACTCGGGGCGTGGTGGCCGCGAGAACCGGGCCGAGTTCATCGACCTGCAGACTTTCGCGCCTGCGGTTTCTTCTCACGAGGACGATTCTGGTGGTATCCGACAATCGACGCAACGCGATCATCACGGGCGCGGCAAGCGGTTTGGGCCGGGCAATTGCCCAGCGACTGGCCCGGGACGGCTGGCGCATGGCGCTGGTGGACGTCAACGACGCGGCCAATGAAGAGACATTGCGGCTGGTCCGTGCTGCCGGCGGCGAGGGCTTTACTCACCACATGGACGTCGCGCGGCCGGCTGCCTGGGAGCAACTGCGAGACCGCGTACAAGCCGAGTGGCAAAACCTCGACCTGCTGGTCAACAACGCGGGCGTGGCCGGGTCGGGCGAGGTGGGAAAATACACGCTCGACGATTGGCACTGGATCCTGGGCATTAACCTGAATGCCGGCATCTACGGCTGCCATTACTTCATTCCCTGGCTGAAGCAAAATCCGCGCGGCGCCCACATCATCAACACGGCCTCGCTGGCCGCGATAGCCGCCAAGCCGGGCATGGCTGGCTACAACGTCGCGAAGGCGGGCATGCTGTCGCTTTCCGAAACGTTGTACGGCGAATTGAAGCCGCACAATATCGGTGTGACAGTCGTCTGCCCGTCGTTCTTTCAGACAAATCTGCTGAACGATGGCCGACTAGAAAAGATCGATCGCGACCTGGCCTCGAAGATGATGAAGGTGGCGAACTTCACCGCGGACGACGTCGCCAACGCCGCCGTGCAGGCGATTGCCGATAAGCGGTTGTACGTCGTGCTGCCGCGCCAGGGACGGATCTTCTGGCGGCTGAAGCGATTCTTTCCGAACTATGTTTGCAATTTGCTGGCCAAGGATTGGACGAAGCAATTGGCCGCGATGGAAAAGAAACGGCCCGCGGCGCCGC is a genomic window containing:
- a CDS encoding SDR family NAD(P)-dependent oxidoreductase translates to MVSDNRRNAIITGAASGLGRAIAQRLARDGWRMALVDVNDAANEETLRLVRAAGGEGFTHHMDVARPAAWEQLRDRVQAEWQNLDLLVNNAGVAGSGEVGKYTLDDWHWILGINLNAGIYGCHYFIPWLKQNPRGAHIINTASLAAIAAKPGMAGYNVAKAGMLSLSETLYGELKPHNIGVTVVCPSFFQTNLLNDGRLEKIDRDLASKMMKVANFTADDVANAAVQAIADKRLYVVLPRQGRIFWRLKRFFPNYVCNLLAKDWTKQLAAMEKKRPAAPQSVPEKTAV